From Argopecten irradians isolate NY chromosome 3, Ai_NY, whole genome shotgun sequence:
tgAGAATTTGAACAAGGTTTCTTTTATTATGCAAACTTAATGTTAGACAAAATACCAGCCAACAAGAGGAGATAACTCCACCTATTGAAAACGATTCAATTTTTCTGTGTAAGAGAATTGAATGACATCTGTCGTCCACTCTGACTTTGCACATATTATAAACCTGGTCATTATGACTAGACTGACCATTAGTTGACCACTCTCTCCAGAGTATTGTAGACTAATATTTTACCACCTCCCCCTATACTTACATAACTCCGTGCTGCCATGGGAACACATTAGCTACctaatgaatattttaaatattgaccCAGGGTCAATTAAGTACACACTTCCTGCTTGACCATGTGTGTTTAGTGGACATTGATGTCATTCTGACCATTAAGTAGGGGAAAAGGACCAGACATCTTATTATAGGAGCTGGAGTAGGGAGTCGTTGTGGGACTTGAGGGGCCAGGCTGGTAAATATAGGCCAAGATTACTACACCAACAGAAGGAGATAAAATGGGTTTATATGTCTCCCCATGGTAATACCTCCATAGAAATTCTCTAATAGGGGTTTACAGCCTTTACAGCCCCAGGGATCAGAGTTAAAGGGGCCAAAGGGTCAGCAATCCTATAGCAAAACATACTCAAAGGAAATAAATTTGTGcaaaattttttatttgaaaatgtcaacaaaaatGACATCCGAGTAGAGGAAACAACCTTTTAAGGATTCAGATTTATAGGAAAAATACTTAAAGGAAAGAGAACCAAATTAATTGTGGTATAAACTTGGAGCTAATAACTAATTATGTTAATTAGATTAATTGGTATAAATGTGATTGTTTGGATTGGACCTACTTGCCGCTGACATTCATGTGAACAAATCCTAAACTGCCAAAAAGCCCTGTAATGGAGGAAACTACAACTTCCTGAATGTAAGGAGATTAAAGTACTCTGTATTGCTATGCTGGTACCTTTGATATTTCCCAAGGCTTGTGGAActaaatacacacatatataaggTTCTGAAGTCAAAGGCCGAACATGTTGATGCTATAAATGGCATATAATGTATCGTTAGTCTGTATAAATCATCCTTTCATTCTGGTTGGCAGAATTCTGAACCTGAAATATACTGCCAGTTAATAGGAAAATAGATACAAGTTTTTTTTGATGaacaaatacaaattataaGATATTTGCAGAAAATTGCATGcaatgagttatctccctgaTTTagcagttgtctcccctttctGTAAACTTGATTCTTTCATCCTTACAGTTTTACTTTTAACAAAGAGGTTGGCTTAAATGCAAAGATTATGGGGTGACTTTAACAAAGGAAAATGGGACGTGACAAAAAATTTCAGGGACttgacagaaaaaaatctgaGGTTTACTTAACAAAGGAAGCTGGAGGAAAAACATGGTGTCTGTTATAGTGTTTGAGATCAGCATAGGATGGGCCGGCGATGATTGTTATAATCTCTCCCTCATCGCTGTGAATAGTTACAGATTATTATAGGCAGAAATTCATTGTCCAACTGTCATATCAAGGACCTTGGAtttcagttaaaaaaacaaaacccaGACAAGATGataattaaaattgataataacaGTCTTCTGAAGCATGTTGTTCTAAATCGGCCTTAATTGCATTAAAAACCTAATTATCAATTGTGGATAGTATTTTATACAGGACGTTGATTTGCTGGGTGTTTAGGCCTGCACTAATCAATGAACAGCCTCTCAAGCTTTCAGAGGAGAATAAAGAACTTATCCAACTGATTTCTCGTGGTGCCCTTAAATGACAGATGTTGATGGAGTGAAAGACCCTCGCATCCCTCCCTGTGATAATGGGATggatttattcaaattaaaggGATGTTTCACTTTTGAATAAAGGTGGGAGGTATTGGGAGTTTTTCAACTGCTCATAGCTAGAAATAGTACGAGTATGGATTTTTAAGTGTGGTTTTATTCGTATTGTAATATTCTAGTTTCCATGTTAAGCAGAAGtaaataaattctataaataaaaacaaacaaaatatccaATAACTTGCATTGGAAAGGACCAACAGAGACGAATTTGAGCCACATTTCTACTATCTGTATAGAGTTATAAATACATTGTTGATAATCGCTGTCTCATCAGCCTTGGTGATCCACTGGACCTGTACCCGGAGGCTACTACACACAGATATTAGTGTAAATACGAGACAATAAATTATTAATGGTCTGTGCTAGCCAGGAACTGATTGAGGAATCCATCATTAAACTCCTCTTTGTTTAATTGATAGTCTCAGTCTGCTACAGgacaatttgtttaaaatcattgGGTTGTTTGACCTTAAAGGTGTCAGGGACTGACCACTTTGACCAACTTGCAAGGTTACCTTGACCTTCTTCATCAATTTGGGTGTTTCAAGGCTGAAATCTGTTGACAAAGAGAGAGTTTTGGTTGGGGATTTAAGATGCATGTCTCCTATGAAGTTTCGATTTCCATTTCCAAAAGAGTTCATGAAGAAACTTCAGTGTTAAAAAACTAAAGGCACAATGAAACtaagaaattagaaaaaatatgacaactTTGATGAAAAAATACCAGACTCATGCTTTTTTCTGATCTCAATTGAATTAACTATTCTATTTAGGAAACTAAGTCTGAGATATTTGTTGAAGGGTATGCTGTaatgataatacatgtactgtttaTCATATAGGTGTTATAGGAAATCTTTACATCAGACTTTTGCTATGGTTGCTAATTTGTGTCCAGATTGACTGCAGGGTGGTCAGCAGACAATACAAAATGACATTTGACCAACATCTGTGTGATATTCCCTCCTAAAGACAATCTCTGACCATTGTCCACAAAAAGATGACCGCCACAGCTGAGCCTGAAAGGTACAACAAGAAGCCCAACAAAAGCTTGTTCCCCAGAGGAGCTCGGCCTAACAATGGCGAACAAGTGCCCTACGAACGTCAGGTGTACAGACCTGAAAAGAtcagaaaatattaatttccaaGAACTACAAGTAATTAATGAACATTGACAGCATATAAAAGTTACATGACAATAAAAATCCATTTCGGAGGTATAAACGTCCACTATGGAAATGTCCGAGGCCTGTTTGATAACCAGTAGAGACTCGGTAGAGACTCTGAGGGGTCCATAGGAGACAACACTGTATGGGCTGGACAGATGTCACGAATATGGTGAATTAAATGTTCATCTTGTGCAGACTACAAATTGAGTCTAACCAGAACAGGCAGAGGACATAACAAAGCACTATAAACATCTCGATTTACGACTTTTACAAGTTCAGTCGCACCGAGACAGTTACAACGATGGGTCGGTGTCCCTCTGGTCCAATTGTACATAGCGTAGGACGAGAAGAGGTGGGAGCTCAGAGGGTACATTGCAATAAACGGAAGATCCTCTGAGGTTTAACTCTCGCAGTCAATGGAGTAACTATCACTTTTTTGTAGAATTAATCAAAGGATTATGTGAAGTCCTAATTGATGGAATTGCCATGACAATTTCGAGGTAGAAACTTTCATGGATAGGCTATCGTATGATCATTTCGGAGgcaaatattataatttttatcGTGTTTGATAAggtattatgaaatattaaaaaggaACAATTTTGACATGTGATTTAGACGTTAATGTTAGATCAGAGTGTAAGGGAAAAGCAGGAGGGACGTGAACAAAGACAGAGGTTGCGTGGCGGGCGGACACTGGGAGACATTAGATTTATGTGCTCTCCTGTATATTAAGGCTGTAGCAACCGGGGCTCACGCAAGCCACAgatttataattattcattgTTCAAAAACAATGTCGCTAGGGTCTTAATCATTATCTCTCAATGATGGCGCTTGGCCTGTAATTAGCAGTGACACCATCTTGCATGACATCAAGGCACATAGCGACTGGAACCAAACACATGCTGCACCTGACAACCAAGATAATGTTCCTCGTGTCCTACAAAGTCTCGGTCCAGTTTGTTCTAGCTGGTACCACTCTATCAAGTCTGGGTCCATTCTGCCAGAGCTGGGACCACTTTGCTTCCATGGAGATTGCCATAGATGTGTACAGTATTGGTTTCCTTGGGTACACAGCATCCTCTTTATCTGGATATCCAGTTTTCCTTGGGTACACAGCATCCTCTTTATCTGGATATCCAGTTTTCCTTGGGTACATAGCGTCTTCTTTATCTGGATATCCAGTTTTCCTTGGGTACATAGCATCCTCTTTATCTGGATATCCAGTTTTCCTTGGGTACATAGCTTCCTCTTTATCTGGATATCCAGTTTTCCTTGGGTATATAGAGTCCTCCTTATCTGGATATCCAGTTTTCCTTGGGTACATAGCATCCTCTTTATCTGGATATCCAGATTTCCTTGGGTACATAGCTTCCTCTTTATCTTGACACCAAATTTTTGTGATATCAACAATGATGGTTCTCTTGGGTAAGAAAGTGATTTTAATCCATAGGATCAAAACggttttcagaaaaaaagtagAAATGCTATGGAATGTGATTCTTGTTTCCAAAAGGATTAAAAAACATTTCCTAAAAAAGGATGTTtagaaaatatgatttttgttaACCTTTAGGTTGATTTTCTCCATTATAGACTAATCGTTAACCAGATGGAGAAATGTCCTGGTAGACAAGTTTAATTGTACTTTACCAGGGCACAGACAAGCTGTACTGATAGAATGGCATGTATTTGTCACCTTTATAAGGCAATACAAAGTTTGATGCAACTTGGACATTTATTTATTGTCTGAAATCAAAGGGAATAATCATGTTTTGGCGGCAGTATCCGCTTATCTTCTATTTAAGTAGTTATTGGGTGTTACGGCTGAAACACGTTTACCATCATACTTAGAACTTCCTGCGGGTGGTCATTGTAACAACTATTACCGTTATTGCCTTTGAAATCGAAGGTCAAATAAGTTCACAATGTGTCGGGCTGTTAAACTCAGTCTGTTACTGGGGCACAAGTGTGGGGAAAAGCACCTCtcataatttgtaattaaaatagcTGCATTGATTGAGCGCTTGCATGTTGGACCCCATTTTATGTTTACAGGGTAATTGGCCATTGGTGGGCTATGCTCGGACCCgcaaatttgaaaaattgtcTGAAAAATGGCTGACATTAGTAATCAATCTGTCAAGATTTGCAACATCTCCGACACTTTATGgaataatataacaaaatggCTTCTTAATAGCGCCAATCTCCCTGAATTTACCGGATACATTTGTCTCATCTGGCAGCACACGGCTACCGAAAGTTTTCAAGATTTTGACTGAGCCTTTTCGTCTGGTATCAAAAAGGAGAGGGGAAAGTTCAATATACAATCAATTTAATTATAATGttgaaaacaatacatataagtAACCCGAGATAAAGAAGCCAGGGATCCTCAAGTCTTCATTGTATTCTACTGTATACAAGCCCGTTACTTAAGAGTTGTATATATTCCCTCATTGTATTTTCTCAGTTCATTTCATCAAGCTCATCTACCTTGTGGAATTTTTCTCTGAACAAAAGTGCAATAAATACTTCAGGTAAATTCATGTACAAGCGAGCTTCAGGTAAATTCATGTACAAGCGAGCGTactttatattgtataatgaaGTCACatgatttattatataaaacattaaacgAACTATAAATGATCTTGTTCAATGTTGTgtaattattttcagatttttttcataatatttccTTCGTGATGCTTTTTGATGGTTATTTATATACGACGTTATTGAATATCACCGGCATGTTTATCATTCTCTGTCAGTTCTCCACACTTAAACACCCATCTAAAGCTATTGGTATTCTCACCAAACGTTTTACTTTAACAGGAAGTTAGGCCGTTTCTAAATGATGTTTAAATATAGTCAACGATTGATCATTTTGCTTGAAAGCATTGTTATGCTCATgattataactttaaaatttCTCACCCGATTTATGATTTTTGCTCGGTTTTATTGTCGAGTATCAGTTATTACTGATGATATTGCTCTCACATATAACTAATATAAGCTAGCAATGAAGTTGTATGCTGCCAAGAGCACATAACTCTTACTATAAAATGACAGAATATCTGGTATATATAATCGAACTCTTCAGAAATGTCTGATGAGGATTTATATTACTGGTGTATATAAAGAGGAGTGAATACTCTAACCTTGAAGGTTATACCATACAAccttgattgtaaccaaatataattgtaaaatCTTTAACTCTTCCTAAACTGAAAATGACTTCGAACAAATTCCAGATCATTGTAGCGGTAGTTGTAAGTGTCTCGGTCTGATGGTACAGTCTTTGAACAACACAGATTTCGACCTTCCTGAAAACTCTCCAAAAATGCTTCAAGTACATCTCGAGGAGCTGACAAGTAGATAAAAGTTTGAACTAGGTATTCTTAATTTAACGGGATTTAGCGTTAAAGGTCTTTGGACCTTTAGGAGGGTGACATTATTGTAAAACGATAACACAATGTGTGAAACCGATTTGTAAGAATGACTgaaatatataagtaattggCGTCTAGACCGTCTTCGCTACAAAGATTCAATCTACGATTGACACTGTAATCGACTGTAGAGTTTTCAAGTGGGGAGACATTGCAAACAACCACCACTAACATACAAACTTGTGGATTTCAATCTTTTCAAGGATTCTAAGGTCCTTTTCCTGGCCTCGTGGTTTGTGTTCTTTAAGTACATGACAATTTTTATGTTCTCAATGATACAAGGGGCCATGTAGGGTGCATAGAAGTGTTCCTCTGGTACTCTAAATCTTGTCTTAGCAATGATATAAGGGGTCTTGCAGAAATAGATGTCGGCATTCCAGAACTACTTGACAACTAAGTGGAGTGTTTAGTGCGAGTTTGCTTCAATAAACTTGTGAATTTGGTTGTAAACACACACTTTCTTTCGTTTTTAGTTTTCTTGCgagattaaatatttatttaatgttaaaGTAAATATTGATCAGTATGCAGTTGTATGTAGGATTCAGCCAGATGCTATCTCTATAACTCCGACATCATTGCATCATAACTTTACTTCGTAGCGGTATTGATGGTTATTAAAAAGGTGCTCTTATACAGGAAGCTTTATAAGAAAAACCATTTGGACAAACCAAGCTTATGGAGATTTATAGAATGTAGATTTTTACACACATTTTGTAAAAAGCTTCCACCTTCCCTTCAAGCTAACCAGGCTACCAGCCACCAAAGAAACAAAGATTGCAGGTCAATGAGAAGAATGTTAAAAACTGGgaaaggaaattaaaaaaagaaggtAAATGAGAAGAATGTTAAAAACTGGGAAAGGAATTAAAAAAAGAAGTCCTTTATGTTGTCTTCTAACAATACATGTTATCAAACTTGACCGGTTAAAATGGCTTGTACatgtaaaaagataaaaaggtaatggaaaaatgaaataacattagCACATAGATCAATGGGAAAGGATGTCTgcaaatgtttaaataaaatctattataaaaatacaaatcctCCTTGTTTTGGtctataataaaaataaataaatgattattttttgtgtaaaggACAAATGACAAAACAGATTAACTCTGGTTCACCTGTCGCTGTCTCACTTGA
This genomic window contains:
- the LOC138319474 gene encoding neurofilament heavy polypeptide-like; this encodes MYPRKSGYPDKEDAMYPRKTGYPDKEDSIYPRKTGYPDKEEAMYPRKTGYPDKEDAMYPRKTGYPDKEDAMYPRKTGYPDKEDAVYPRKTGYPDKEDAVYPRKPILYTSMAISMEAKWSQLWQNGPRLDRVVPARTNWTETL